The Amphiura filiformis chromosome 12, Afil_fr2py, whole genome shotgun sequence genome includes a region encoding these proteins:
- the LOC140166962 gene encoding OTU domain-containing protein 1-like has product MRDGILSSSCKCNPVLEQPNAYQTRNQHQKRECADLVADVQQDYLFQLRLQRHRIISDGNCLFRSIIFTLYADERLHDILRSSASDFMEEYAGEFAMHFMDQKENTIEELQWLRQDGQWEGEESIITLWHVLNIAIMVTFSNQDGTQASTIQYSFSVAEATIHIAYRGGY; this is encoded by the coding sequence CCTGTCTTGGAACAACCCAATGCTTACCAAACAAGAAACCAACACCAAAAGCGGGAATGTGCAGATCTTGTAGCGGATGTGCAACAAGATTATTTATTTCAGTTACGATTACAGCGCCACCGAATCATCAGTGATGGCAACTGTCTTTTTCGTTCTATTATTTTCACGCTGTATGCCGATGAAAGACTGCATGATATTTTAAGATCTTCTGCCAGTGACTTTATGGAGGAATATGCTGGGGAGTTTGCTATGCATTTTATGGACCAGAAGGAAAACACAATAGAAGAATTACAGTGGCTGAGACAGGATGGACAGTGGGAGGGGGAAGAGTCTATTATCACCCTGTGgcatgtacttaatattgccataaTGGTCACTTTCAGCAACCAAGACGGAACACAAGCTTCCACCATCCAATATAGTTTCAGTGTTGCTGAAGCAACTATACACATTGCATATAGAGGTGGGTACTAG